The Gemmata palustris genome includes a region encoding these proteins:
- a CDS encoding cupin domain-containing protein yields the protein MEKVNLRDKLALFSDHWSPKVVGDLNGQHVKLVKFRGEFVWHHHDHEDELFLVVRGRFRMEFRDRHVWLEEGEFLIVPRGVEHRPVAEDEVHVLLFEPATTLNTGDVRDVRTVDRPDRI from the coding sequence ATGGAGAAGGTGAACCTGCGGGACAAGTTGGCCCTGTTCTCGGACCACTGGAGTCCGAAAGTAGTCGGCGACTTGAACGGCCAACACGTCAAACTGGTGAAGTTTCGGGGCGAGTTCGTCTGGCACCACCACGACCACGAGGACGAGTTGTTCCTGGTTGTCCGCGGCCGGTTCCGCATGGAGTTCCGGGACCGCCACGTCTGGCTGGAGGAGGGCGAGTTCCTGATCGTCCCGAGGGGCGTCGAACACCGACCGGTGGCCGAGGACGAAGTTCACGTCCTGCTGTTCGAGCCGGCTACGACGCTGAACACGGGTGACGTGCGGGACGTGCGGACGGTGGACCGGCCCGACCGCATCTGA